In the genome of Massilia sp. W12, the window TTGGCAACTAAAGTATTAAGCCTTCGCGTTACAACGCCATTTAAAACGCCATCGCCTGCCGCTACACCGCTGGCTTGTTTTTCTTCGGCTATTAAATACTCATCGTAGCCAACCGGCCCTTGCCACCCTGTCCGGTCTGTAAATGGCGAAACATTTGATACACCGTTCACCCTGGCGCGATAGCAGAGACCATTTTCCGGTGCAATAACCAAATCTGCAGAATTATAGAAATTCCCAGCTGACCACATGGAAATATACTGGTGCTGTTGCGCAACATCTGCAGCGGCTTGCGCAATTTCTGCATTCCGCAAGGCTTGTGATACGTAGGCTGACGCTAAATTTGCCGATGCCAGCGCAGATTGCGCATATTGCGTCACAGATGCGGCATCGCCTGCTATTGCCGCTGCAGCAGCAGCGGCGGCGGCGGCATCCACGGCTGTCTGGCGCGCACTTTCAAACGTTTGCAGTAAAGAGGCAGTATTACTGGCGAGTTCTGCAATCTGAGATTGCGTTTGTATAATACTGTACTCGCCCGCTGCAATCGTCGCCCCTTTATATGCGCTGCTTAATTGCAGTTGTCCATCAGATATAACTTGCGCTACTTCATACAGTGCGCCATCAGGACCTTGAAATGCATATCCAGCTCGCACCATGAGCGTCCATGCTGTCCCTGTACCACGAACTGTTTTGTCATTAATTACGCAAGATACCAGCCCTGTTCTATACCAAGCCATTTTGCCCCCATTGATCCAGTTGCTCGCGGTCATCGCTGGCCATGATCTGTGCGCGCAACCCCTCTGCCTTGAGGCGCAACGATTGTTCAAAAGCGCTCATTTCTGACATTAAGTTGATTAAGTCCTGTCGATGTAGATAAACTTGTTTATTATCTGCCGTTGTCCAGGAGACCGTATAACCATCCACCTGAGTGGCAAGCTGCGCATGCGTCGCAAGTTTGTATAAATTCCATTGATAGCTCTCCCCAGCATATTCGACCACTGCGCCATGCAGCTTATTGTCGCGGTCGCTTTTTATGCGTTCCCAAGCAGCGGTGCGCACGTTATTAATTGTGCGCAAATCAATGATTATCCGATCTGGCATTTTCCAGCTCAGGCCAGATGTCCGCCTGACCTTTTCACGTTGCGCCAGTTCTTCGAGGCTGTATTCACACAATTTTTGAGTGATCACGTCAACATAATGGGTATTTATAAAACCCCAGCCGATCACTGAATTGCGCTGATATTCAACTTGCGTTTCGGGTATTTCAATTTCGCTCCAAAATTCGCCTGTTGCTTCGTGATACAGGGTCATTTTTACCATGCTCATTATCGTTTCACTCCTAGTAATGTGACAGACCAGCGACCCAGGACCCAGGCGCCATTGTTCCAGTCATTGCCAAACTGCACTTTGAAGGTGACCCAGCCGGGGGGGACAGTTGCTAAGCCGGTTGCCGCATGGGACAGTTGCAAGCCTGCGGCGGCGGAATCACTGCTGTGTACGACGGTCTGCCCTGTTGATGCTGTGATGCGAATGACTGTATTTGTCGCGCCTGCCGGCGCCCCGGCTTGCCAGGCCGCCATGGCAACGATGCTTGCCGCATCGCTGTAATACGCAGTGACTTCGCCTGCTGTCACCCACTGCCCAGGCGATATGCCGTTGTTGTCGCCAGGGCCGGACAGATACAGCGGGATGGTGACGGCGCTGCCTGCTAACTGCAGGGTGTCAATTGCGGCATTGCGGATTTTTACTGATCCAATACTGGCATCTTGTATGAATGCGGCATTGATGAAAACCTGCCCGTTTTGCACGACGAACGGCGCGGCGCTCGCGCCGCTGTTTACATCAATGACAGCAACCCGGTCTGCTGCCAGAAGAATCTGGCTTTCAATAACGCCGCCGCTGGAATTGACGCCTACGCCAAGCCCGGCAAGGTAAGTGCGCCCGTTCGCTGTGAGCTGCGTTTTAATCGTCTGCATCGCAGAAAGATTACCGATAATGCTGGCGCTGACATTGAGCGCTGTTTGTGCGCTGGCGGTTGCACCATCTGCAGTGGCTTGCGCTGTCGTTATTTGTGATGCTTGCGCACTCTGCGTGCTTGTCCGCGCATTGCTTTCTGCTGTGATCGCTGCGCTTAAATTCCCGGTTGTCGCAACCAGGTTATCTATGCGTTGCGCCAGTGCGCCATCGGCATTGGCGCGCGCTACGATTTCCGACGATACCGCTGAAAATGCATTGTTGACATCGGCGACGACAAGATCAACGCGCCGCGCGATGGCGCTATCCGCACTGACCCGCGCATCCGTTTCTGTGCGCACTGCTGCGGCTGCACCGGCGGTGGCGGCGGTTACGCTCACAATTTGCTGTGCGTGGCTGTCCAACGTGTTTTGCGTCGATTGCCGTAGTTCGCTCACTGCCGCACCGCGCGCGGCTGCCTCCTGCGCTACTTGCCGGGCGCTGGTGAGCATCGCATTTAATTGCGTCTGCCCTGCAGCGTCTTGCAATGCTGTTAAATTCCCGAGCAAGTCGATTTGCCTGCGTAATACTTGCCCCAGGTGGCTGGCGTCGATTTGACCTGTCACCCAGTCCAAAATCGCTTTTGCATCGCGGCTGGTTTCGCCTTTAATGCCTGCGCCCGCTGGAAACCAGGGGCCAATAACGCCCACTTTGTCGATTAAGCGCGCCCAGAAATAATAGGTGACGCCTGCGCCTTGTCCGGACAGTGTATGACTGTTGCTTGGCGCGGCAACTTGTACCAGGCGTTCTGCGCTGGCCCGGCTGGGGGTCTGGCTGTACCAGATTTCTGTTGATTCGATTGTCCCAACCAGGGCATCAGGGATTGACCAGGTCAAATCAATGGCGAACACGCGCGACGCGGCGGTCAATCCCCCGACCAGGGGGATAATGCTGCCGTGCAAGGTGTATTCAGTCGCTGGCACATCAGATAAGTCTTGTACTGATGTGCCAAAGACATTAAACGATGCGAGTTTGAAATACACCGTTTTACCCAGCCAGGCGGCTGGATACGTCCAGCGGAAGTTATTACCATTGATGGCGACGACTGCTGTTCCGGCGCTGTGAGCGCTGGCGGTGGACCCAAGCGCTCCTCTTTCGATGCCGCTTAATGTATATCGACCTGGGCCGCTCAACTGGCTGTTTGTAAAAGCAATGTATTCCCCATCCAGATACAGCACATTGACGAGATCATCGCCAGCGCCGCTACCATTTGACAGCAGCATGCCGCCGCTGTCTGTCATATCGACTTCGATGCTGGCAGCGCCGCTGGTGATGGGCGCTGCCAGCTTGCCGTAAAGTGCGCCGCCGCGCAGTGTGCCGATTCGCTGGTAATGCAGGTTGTCCAGCGCCGCATAGACGATGGCGCCGCCCCAGGCCGGGCCGCCGGCGGTGGCAATCCAGACTTGCGGTGTATTCCCTGTGATGCGCGCCGGCGGTTCAAAGATGACGGGCGGACGTGCATTGCCTGGCGGCAGACTGTGATTTTGCGCTGTGCTGCTGCGTTCTGGCGGTGTTTGCGGCCCCGAGTTCGCACCGCGCGGGAAGTCTTCAGCAATAATCGTCAGCGTGCCGCTTTCATCTTCGGATATTTCGGTAATACATACGGGATACGATGTCAGTCCTTGGGCTGCATAGTTGATCGCCACAATGTCCAGGGGTTCCAGCCACACATACGACCATGGCAAGCGGAATTCAAATCGATTGGTGACATATACAGAGCGCTGCAAGATGCTGGCGGCAACCCTTTGTGCGACATTCGCGTCGCAAATTTCTGGCATGTCGATCACATCACGGCTGCGCTTGCCGTTTTGCGCGATGTCCGCATCGTCCATTACTTCGGCGATTGCGTCAGCGTATTCCGCATTGCGATCTGCGTACTTGATACGAATGTGGTTATACACTTCATCCGCTGCGCGCTGACTGATGCTGACAATGGATTCTCCCTCTGCGAGCAAAACAGATTCGTCCAATATGGCCACCGGGTTCTTGTCCGGGTTGTATTGGCCATATTGACTGGAAACGGCGGTATCAGCATACGGCACAATTTTGAGCACGCCGGCTGAATAGACGCAGTCTGCATTGCCGATTTGCAGCAATGTCTTGATCTTGTCCCAGGCGGCTGCCTGATCTATATATGCAGGCGACACCCACAGCCCTGCAGCCAGGCAGTAGGCGCGGTAGGCGTCCAGGTTGCCAATCACATCAGGTTCTAATGCCGCACCTTGTGCGGGATCTGTGAGCAGGGCGGCGATGACGTCAGCGGGTTGTGCGTCTGGGTGATCTGGCGCGATGGAACCAGCGCCGGCGGCGATCACTTCGAAGGTGTGATTGCCCAAGCTGGCGCTGGAACCCAGATCATAGGCCGCGCTGCAGGCGTAGGCGATGCCGCGATAAGCCAGCGCGCGTTCCGGGTGATTTTGCACCATCCAGGGCCATGCGCTCTGTGTTGCGCTGCCTGAATACAGTTCTAAATTGAGTTCCGGCAAAGTGCTTTGCGCCTTGTCTCGCCACACGCGGGCAACACCTGTCACCGGGCCGGATGCCAGGGCCAGGACGGCGGCGGCGGTGTATGTGTAATCTGTTTGACTGGATGTGCTGCCGCCCCCTTTTCCTGTGCGGGTGGTGGTGGTATGCGGGTGGCTTTTAAAGTCTTCCCACTGGATGAGATTGGGCGCCACTCGCCGGGTGCCGAAGACCCAGGGGATTGCACGCCCCAGGGCCGACGTTTGCAGCCGAATATTGCCGATGATGGGGGCGCTGTTGCTGACGTTTTGCCCGCCGCCAAATAATCCGCTCATGCTGTTTTATCCGTATTGATGCGCCAACATCCAATCAGGCGGGTGCGCAAGTTTTCATTGGCGTTCAAATCTGTTTCGCAGACCTGGCCGACTTCCGCCCAGGCGTGAATGATGCAGGGCCAGGTGCTGACGATGCCGGCATGGCTGGCCGTGCGGCCAAATTTAAACAGGGCGATATCGCCCGCTTCTGGTTGATTGATCGGGTAGGCTTTGTCTGATAGGCCGAGTAAGTACAGTTCTTCACCACGGTGCAGGTGCCAATCTTTTGCATATGGGCGCGGGTCGTAATCCTGCTGGAGCACGCCGGCGGCTTGATAGGCTTGCACCAGGAGCATGACGCAATCAACGCCGGCGCCATGCACTTTGCCGGCATGGTGATAGGGCGTGCCCAGCCAGCGCCGGGCTTCTGCCACGGCGGCGTTTTGTTGATCTGCTGTCATTTTATATGGCTGTTTCTGGCGGCGGGACGAAGGGTGTCCCTTGGTAATTGAGCTGATTTGCAAACTTTGCACAGCCACGCGCGCCGCGCGTTTTATCGCAACCCGGCACAACAGTAAATCTGTCGCCAGGGGCGAGGTCTGCCGGCAATGGGTAGGACAGGTACAGTGTTCCGCTCGCATATCGAGCGATTGATCGCATCACGCCAGCATTTGCGCCGCTGGTAATTGTCACGCGCCCAAGGGCAAACC includes:
- a CDS encoding phage tail protein translates to MSGLFGGGQNVSNSAPIIGNIRLQTSALGRAIPWVFGTRRVAPNLIQWEDFKSHPHTTTTRTGKGGGSTSSQTDYTYTAAAVLALASGPVTGVARVWRDKAQSTLPELNLELYSGSATQSAWPWMVQNHPERALAYRGIAYACSAAYDLGSSASLGNHTFEVIAAGAGSIAPDHPDAQPADVIAALLTDPAQGAALEPDVIGNLDAYRAYCLAAGLWVSPAYIDQAAAWDKIKTLLQIGNADCVYSAGVLKIVPYADTAVSSQYGQYNPDKNPVAILDESVLLAEGESIVSISQRAADEVYNHIRIKYADRNAEYADAIAEVMDDADIAQNGKRSRDVIDMPEICDANVAQRVAASILQRSVYVTNRFEFRLPWSYVWLEPLDIVAINYAAQGLTSYPVCITEISEDESGTLTIIAEDFPRGANSGPQTPPERSSTAQNHSLPPGNARPPVIFEPPARITGNTPQVWIATAGGPAWGGAIVYAALDNLHYQRIGTLRGGALYGKLAAPITSGAASIEVDMTDSGGMLLSNGSGAGDDLVNVLYLDGEYIAFTNSQLSGPGRYTLSGIERGALGSTASAHSAGTAVVAINGNNFRWTYPAAWLGKTVYFKLASFNVFGTSVQDLSDVPATEYTLHGSIIPLVGGLTAASRVFAIDLTWSIPDALVGTIESTEIWYSQTPSRASAERLVQVAAPSNSHTLSGQGAGVTYYFWARLIDKVGVIGPWFPAGAGIKGETSRDAKAILDWVTGQIDASHLGQVLRRQIDLLGNLTALQDAAGQTQLNAMLTSARQVAQEAAARGAAVSELRQSTQNTLDSHAQQIVSVTAATAGAAAAVRTETDARVSADSAIARRVDLVVADVNNAFSAVSSEIVARANADGALAQRIDNLVATTGNLSAAITAESNARTSTQSAQASQITTAQATADGATASAQTALNVSASIIGNLSAMQTIKTQLTANGRTYLAGLGVGVNSSGGVIESQILLAADRVAVIDVNSGASAAPFVVQNGQVFINAAFIQDASIGSVKIRNAAIDTLQLAGSAVTIPLYLSGPGDNNGISPGQWVTAGEVTAYYSDAASIVAMAAWQAGAPAGATNTVIRITASTGQTVVHSSDSAAAGLQLSHAATGLATVPPGWVTFKVQFGNDWNNGAWVLGRWSVTLLGVKR
- a CDS encoding NlpC/P60 family protein, translating into MTADQQNAAVAEARRWLGTPYHHAGKVHGAGVDCVMLLVQAYQAAGVLQQDYDPRPYAKDWHLHRGEELYLLGLSDKAYPINQPEAGDIALFKFGRTASHAGIVSTWPCIIHAWAEVGQVCETDLNANENLRTRLIGCWRINTDKTA